The proteins below are encoded in one region of Sminthopsis crassicaudata isolate SCR6 chromosome 1, ASM4859323v1, whole genome shotgun sequence:
- the CDO1 gene encoding cysteine dioxygenase type 1 isoform X2, producing the protein MDLLPSTPMIYHFCLQYTRNLVDQGNGKFNLMILCWGEGHGSSIHDHTDSHCFLKMLQGNLKETLFAWPDKKSNEMVKKSERILRENQCAYINDSIGLHRVENISHTEPAVSLHLYSPPFDTCHAFDQRTGHKNKVTMTFYSKFGARTPFATSSSLENN; encoded by the exons ATGGATTTGCTTCCTTCAACACCCATGATCTACCACTTCTGCCTACA GTACACCCGAAATCTTGTGGATCAAGGAAATGGAAAGTTTAACTTGATGATTCTGTGTTGGGGTGAAGGACATGGCAG caGTATCCATGATCATACAGACTCCCACTGTTTTCTGAAGATGCTTCAAGGAAATCTCAAGGAGACCCTTTTTGCATGGCCAGATAAGAAATCCAATGAGATGGTGAAGAAATCTGAAAGAATTTTGAGAGAAAACCAGTGTGCCTATATCAATG ATTCTATTGGTCTACATCGGGTGGAGAACATAAGTCATACAGAACCTGCTGTTAGCCTTCATTTGTATAGTCCACCCTTTGACACTTGTCATGCCTTTGACCAAAGAACAGGACATAAGAATAAAGTCACGATGACATTTTATAGCAAATTTGGAGCAAGGACTCCATTT gcaACTTCAAGTTCCTTGGAGAACAACTAA